The window TTCCTTGGCCAGGAGGCTGACGCTCGGGAAGCAGATCCCTTTCGAGTTCGCGCGGCTCAACATCGCGATGTACAGCAGCAATTCGTTGCCGTCGAGCCACTCACTCTCCCGGATCAGCCAGTGCGGAAGCTTCGTGAACAGATCGGACATCGTCACCTCCTCTTGTCCGCTGCCGGCTCGCTGCGTTCCGCTCACGTGCTTCGTGGAACTCCCTCATGCGTCTCTGGAACGCGCTCTCCTTCTTCTGATTCGTCATGTCGTCCCCTTCCCCAGGGTCTGTGTCCAGTTGAAATGCACGATGCCCCTCATCGCGGGGGAAGAGGGGCACCGTGTTTAGCGCTCGACGCGGTCGAAGCTCAGCCCGCCCGCGCGGATCAGCTCGGCTTCGAGTAGGTCGTCCGCGATGGCGAACAAGTCCGGACGAAAGTTGCGTGACTGCATCTCGGTCGTCGTCACGGCAGCAACCCGTCGTAGACGCTTTCGCAAAGCGGGCACACGCTTGCGGTCGTATCCGCTGCGGAACCATCGCCGTGCGATGACGGGACGAAGCTCTGTCCACAAAGGGCACGAGCCG of the Microbacterium sufflavum genome contains:
- a CDS encoding DUF3039 domain-containing protein — its product is MSALTVTRPTPTDTRTDVVNHWVRKSAILAGVVTGEAARALCGQSFVPSSHGDGSAADTTASVCPLCESVYDGLLP